Proteins from a genomic interval of Lycium ferocissimum isolate CSIRO_LF1 chromosome 2, AGI_CSIRO_Lferr_CH_V1, whole genome shotgun sequence:
- the LOC132044030 gene encoding CBL-interacting serine/threonine-protein kinase 12-like: protein MAGTATAGDTSTSSNLAPARSVSKKENQGLLLGRYVIGKLLGHGTFAKVYQARNVKSNDSVAIKVIDKEKILKVGLIDHIKREISILKRVRHPNIVELHEVMATKAKIYFVMEYVKGGELFNKVAKGRLKEEVARKYFQQLISAVAFCHARGVYHRDLKPENILLDEDGNVKVSDFGLSAISEQIKQDGLFHTFCGTPAYVAPEVLARKGYDAAKVDIWSCGVILFVLMAGYLPFHDQNIMAMYKKIYKGEFRCPRWFSPELTRFLKHLLHINPEKRITIQEIMNNKWFKKGFKHVKFYIEDDKMCSINDDEYGGVDYSSDISESESEMEIKRRSASLPRPASLNAFDIISFSRGFDLSGLFEEGGDGSRFVSGAPVPKIISKLEEIAKVVSFAVRKKDCKVSMEGSKEGAKGPLTVAAEIFELTPSLRVVEVKKKGGDSVEYEEFYNRELKPGLQNLTHEVVHPVDSSHLPSDTE from the coding sequence ATGGCCGGCACAGCTACAGCCGGCGATACAAGCACTAGCAGTAATTTAGCTCCGGCTAGAAGTGtaagcaaaaaggaaaatcagGGACTTTTATTGGGTAGATATGTAATTGGGAAATTACTTGGTCATGGTACTTTTGCTAAGGTGTACCAGGCTAGGAATGTTAAGTCAAATGATAGTGTTGCAATTAAGGTTATTGATAAAGAGAAGATCTTGAAAGTTGGTCTTATTGATCATATAAAACGTGAGATCTCTATTCTTAAAAGAGTTAGGCATCCAAACATTGTTGAATTGCATGAAGTTATGGCTACGAAAGCCAAGATTTACTTTGTTATGGAGTATGTTAAAGGTGGTGAGCTCTTTAATAAGGTTGCCAAAGGCAGGCTTAAAGAAGAAGTTGCTAGAAAATATTTCCAGCAGTTAATCTCTGCTGTCGCGTTTTGTCATGCCCGTGGTGTTTACCATAGGGATTTAAAACCGGAAAATATTCTATTAGATGAAGATGGCAATGTCAAAGTTTCTGATTTTGGCCTTAGTGCTATTTCAGAACAGATTAAGCAAGATGGGCTTTTTCATACTTTCTGTGGTACCCCGGCTTATGTGGCGCCGGAGGTGTTAGCTAGAAAGGGTTATGATGCAGCTAAAGTTGATATTTGGTCATGTGGGGTGATACTTTTTGTGTTAATGGCAGGGTATTTACCATTTCATGATCAGAATATTATGGCTATGTATAAGAAGATATATAAGGGTGAATTTAGATGTCCTAGATGGTTTTCGCCTGAATTAACTCGGTTTTTAAAGCACCTCCTTCATATAAATCCTGAAAAAAGGATCACTATTCAGGAGATTATGAACAATAAGTGGTTCAAGAAgggttttaaacatgtaaaattttACATTGAGGATGATAAGATGTGTAGTATAAATGATGATGAATACGGCGGGGTTGATTATTCGTCTGATATATCAGAGTCTGAATCTGAGATGGAGATAAAGAGGAGGTCGGCTAGTTTGCCTAGGCCAGCTAGCTTGAATGCATTTGATATCATTTCGTTTTCCCGGGGCTTTGATTTGTCCGGTTTGTTTGAGGAGGGAGGAGACGGGTCGAGGTTTGTATCGGGGGCTCCCGTGCCCAAGATCATAAGCAAGTTGGAGGAAATTGCTAAAGTTGTGAGCTTTGCAGTAAGGAAGAAGGATTGTAAAGTGAGTATGGAGGGGTCTAAGGAGGGTGCAAAGGGACCGTTGACAGTTGCAGCTGAGATATTTGAGTTGACGCCATCATTGAGAGTTGTtgaggtgaagaagaaaggaggtGATAGCGTGGAGTACGAGGAGTTTTACAACAGGGAATTGAAGCCAGGGTTACAGAATTTAACTCATGAAGTCGTCCATCCTGTTGATTCATCACATTTGCCATCAGATACTGAatag
- the LOC132048173 gene encoding protein DELAY OF GERMINATION 1-like — MASSKNTDRKEEQCLQETWLNLQHEELTELEQAAAQNRNGPKDEHKLRQLIQKIVNHFQDYTNNRTRLARKDVSPFFAPASGTTLENSVLWIAGCRPSSFIRLIYALSGMETESHISQFLEGIKSGDLRELTSKQFTMIDELQGKTIREERNLTTRLASLQEDMVDQPLASKMKKKGECENADEPLDKHSQHMAGVMEEADELRMKTLKEIVLTILEPVQGVEYLAAAKKIRFCVYQWGKKRDREHSD; from the coding sequence ATGGCAAGTTCAAAAAACACTGATCGAAAGGAGGAACAATGCTTACAGGAGACATGGTTGAATCTTCAACATGAAGAACTTACAGAGCTTGAACAAGCTGCAGCTCAGAACAGAAACGGCCCAAAAGATGAACACAAACTCAGACAACTCATCCAAAAAATAGTAAACCACTTCCAAGACTACACTAACAACCGTACCCGCCTAGCCCGAAAGGATGTGTCTCCTTTCTTTGCACCTGCCTCAGGCACTACGTTGGAGAACTCGGTCCTATGGATCGCTGGGTGCAGACCCTCCTCTTTCATACGTTTAATTTACGCTCTCAGTGGCATGGAAACTGAGTCTCATATAAGTCAGTTCCTTGAGGGGATTAAAAGTGGAGATCTCCGTGAGTTAACATCGAAACAATTCACCATGATCGACGAGTTACAAGGAAAGACGATTCGAGAAGAGAGGAACCTTACGACGAGATTGGCTAGCTTGCAAGAGGACATGGTGGACCAGCCGCTCGCCAGcaagatgaagaaaaagggagagTGTGAGAATGCAGATGAACCTTTGGATAAACATAGTCAACACATGGCAGGTGTAATGGAAGAAGCTGATGAGTTGAGGATGAAGACGTTGAAGGAAATTGTACTCACCATACTTGAACCGGTTCAGGGAGTGGAATACTTGGCCGCAGCTAAGAAGATCAGGTTTTGTGTGTATCAGTGGGGCAAGAAGAGGGATCGCGAGCATAGCGATTAA
- the LOC132047728 gene encoding protein DOG1-like 3, producing MANSKNTDRKEQEYLHCSWMSLQHEELTELEHAVAQAKNGLKDEHKLRQLIQKTVNHFQDYTNNRTLLARNDVSPFFAPATCTTLENSVLWIAGCRPSSFIRFTYALSGMDVESHISDFLEGKRIGGDLGELTGKQMSMIDELHGKTIREERKLSTKLASLQEDIVDQPLAGKMKKKGGGDNDDEYENADEALEEHSQLMAGVMEEADELRMKTLKEIVNILEPVQAVEYLAAAKRIRFCVQQWGKKRDHEHTD from the coding sequence atggcaaATTCAAAAAACACTGATCGAAAGGAACAAGAATACTTACATTGTTCTTGGATGAGTCTTCAGCATGAAGAACTCACCGAACTCGAACATGCTGTAGCTCAGGCCAAAAACGGCCTAAAAGATGAACACAAACTCAGACAACTCATCCAAAAAACTGTAAACCACTTCCAAGACTACACTAACAACCGTACCCTCCTAGCCCGAAATGACGTGTCACCATTCTTCGCACCCGCCACGTGTACCACATTGGAGAACTCGGTCCTATGGATCGCTGGCTGCAGACCCTCTTCATTCATCCGTTTTACATACGCCCTGAGCGGTATGGATGTTGAATCCCATATTAGTGACTTCCTTGAGGGGAAAAGAATCGGTGGTGACCTTGGCGAGCTAACGGGGAAACAAATGAGCATGATTGACGAGTTGCATGGCAAGACGATTCGAGAAGAGAGGAAGCTATCGACAAAATTGGCTAGCTTGCAAGAGGACATAGTTGACCAGCCGCTAGCgggaaagatgaagaaaaagggaggtggtgataatgatgatgagtatgagaATGCAGATGAAGCTTTAGAAGAACACAGTCAGTTAATGGCGGGTGTAATGGAAGAAGCTGATGAGCTGAGGATGAAGACGTTGAAGGAAATAGTGAACATACTTGAACCGGTTCAGGCGGTGGAATACTTAGCTGCAGCTAAGAGGATTAGGTTTTGTGTGCAACAGTGGGGCAAGAAGAGGGATCACGAGCATACCGATTAA
- the LOC132044035 gene encoding CBL-interacting serine/threonine-protein kinase 20, with product MTTKNEKKGNILMQRYEIGKLLGQGTFAKVYHARNLKTGQSVAIKVIDKEKVMKVGLIDQIKREISVMRLIKHPNVVQLYEVMASKTKIYFAMEYVRGGELFNKVAKGRLKEDAARKYFQQLIAAVDFCHSRDVYHRDLKPENLLLDEAGNLKVSDFGLSALFDSKRQDGLLHTTCGTPAYVAPEVINKRGYDGEKADIWSCGVVLFVLLAGYLPFHDQNLMEMYKKISKGEFKCPQWFHPEVRKLLSRILDPNPNSRITLIKLMENYWFKKGFKQIDKTPNPGKDQHESPRSVFDIEDNNSDGEGPSNAKKDQDSTITMKPTCLNAFDIISLSPGFDLSGLFEKERDRRSEARFTAKKPASIIVSKLEEMASNESFNVLKKDGTVTMQSIKEGRKGQLAIDAEIFEITPSFHVVEVSKKSGDTMEYKKFFDQGLKTSLKDIVWTWQGCEQPQQVENQERN from the exons ATGACTACCAAGAACGAGAAGAAAGGCAATATATTGATGCAAAGGTATGAGATTGGGAAATTGCTTGGCCAAGGGACATTTGCCAAAGTCTACCATGCAAGAAATCTCAAAACTGGTCAAAGCGTTGCTATAAAGGTGATTGACAAAGAGAAGGTGATGAAGGTTGGCCTAATTGATCAAATCAAACGTGAAATCTCAGTCATGAGGCTAATCAAACACCCAAATGTTGTCCAGCTTTATGAGGTTATGGCTAGCAAAACAAAAATCTATTTTGCCATGGAATATGTTAGAGGTGGTGAACTTTTCAACAAGGTTGCTAAAGGCAGGCTTAAAGAAGATGCTGCAAGAAAATACTTCCAACAATTAATCGCTGCAGTCGATTTCTGCCATAGCCGTGACGTCTATCACCGTGATCTCAAGCCCGAAAATCTCCTCCTTGACGAAG CTGGAAACTTGAAAGTTTCCGATTTCGGGCTTAGTGCATTGTTTGATTCCAAAAGGCAAGATGGTCTCCTCCACACAACATGTGGAACACCAGCCTATGTAGCTCCAGAGGTGATCAACAAGAGAGGTTATGATGGTGAAAAGGCAGACATTTGGTCATGTGGTGTCGTTTTATTCGTATTATTAGCAGGTTATTTGCCATTCCATGACCAAAACCTTATGGAAATGTACAAGAAAATAAGCAAAGGGGAATTCAAGTGTCCACAATGGTTCCATCCAGAGGTAAGAAAGCTACTCTCAAGGATTCTTGATCCAAATCCAAACTCAAGAATTACTTTAATTAAGCTCATGGAGAATTATTGGTTCAAAAAAGGATTCAAACAAATCGATAAGACCCCGAATCCAGGGAAAGATCAACATGAATCGCCTCGTAGTGTTTTCGATATTGAGGACAATAATTCAGATGGAGAGGGACCTTCCAATGCAAAAAAAGATCAAGATTCAACAATAACAATGAAGCCTACTTGCTTAAATGCATTTGATATCATTTCTCTTTCTCCTGGTTTCGATCTATCTGGATTATTCGAGAAGGAGAGAGATAGAAGATCAGAGGCAAGATTCACAGCCAAAAAGCCAGCTTCTATTATTGTGTCGAAATTAGAGGAAATGGCTTCAAATGAGAGCTTTAATGTGCTGAAAAAAGATGGGACAGTGACAATGCAGAGTATTAAAGAAGGGAGAAAAGGGCAGCTAGCAATTGATGCAGAGATTTTCGAAATTACACCTTCATTTCATGTTGTGGAAGTGAGTAAAAAATCAGGTGACACAATGGAATACAAGAAATTCTTTGATCAGGGATTGAAGACTTCACTTAAAGATATTGTTTGGACATGGCAAGGTTGTGAGCAGCCACAGCAAGttgaaaatcaagaaagaaattga